A stretch of the Porifericola rhodea genome encodes the following:
- a CDS encoding sensor histidine kinase, protein MVQRLTHLHGTRWLGLWLIVKAGIRKRWFDYDFHHTMYETDSALLPGRVTDLDDENMEIENRQAKLQSIQEVFNNGEEEIECYLEEAVNAVLSKLQTSIIERNIFVRIYAEDDISIYTRPKLLYVILENLIENAVKYSSQGNIQSYIEISVRKENEILELVIEDNGAGIEEKAFKSIFQANQNKLDRSAKRGLGLYIVREALKKVGGTINFSSEKSCFTRIKLQLNTLPTQNNAVLPQKKKIRL, encoded by the coding sequence ATGGTTCAAAGACTTACTCATTTACATGGTACTCGGTGGTTAGGGTTATGGCTTATCGTAAAGGCTGGAATCAGAAAAAGGTGGTTTGATTATGACTTTCATCATACAATGTATGAGACTGATTCCGCTTTACTACCAGGTCGTGTAACTGATCTGGATGATGAAAATATGGAAATTGAGAACCGGCAGGCTAAGCTTCAGAGTATTCAGGAAGTATTTAACAATGGCGAAGAAGAAATAGAGTGCTATCTAGAAGAAGCCGTAAATGCAGTATTAAGTAAGTTGCAGACTAGTATTATTGAGCGAAATATATTCGTTAGGATATATGCAGAAGATGATATTTCAATCTATACCAGGCCAAAACTCCTTTATGTTATTCTAGAAAATCTGATTGAAAATGCAGTTAAATATAGCAGCCAGGGGAATATTCAATCTTATATTGAAATCAGTGTTAGAAAAGAGAATGAAATATTAGAGTTAGTTATTGAGGATAATGGTGCTGGTATTGAGGAAAAAGCCTTCAAAAGTATATTTCAAGCCAATCAGAATAAACTGGATCGTTCAGCAAAAAGAGGATTAGGGCTTTACATCGTTAGAGAAGCATTAAAAAAAGTAGGAGGGACAATAAATTTCAGCAGTGAGAAAAGCTGTTTTACCAGAATTAAACTTCAGTTAAATACTTTACCTACTCAAAACAATGCAGTGCTCCCTCAAAAAAAGAAAATAAGACTTTAG
- a CDS encoding lamin tail domain-containing protein, with product MAQLNDDFSDGDLYSNPVWKGNTGKFETDSFQKLHLKAEAVTSQAYLSTPSEAVVDGVWQFYCEISKSTSSSNLAKVFLISDQESLDGPLNGYFVKIGGTKDEISLYRQDGSEEAIIIDGLDKRIESTPVQVYVKVSRDPLGNWQLESKLEEETSYYKEGSAFDNTHTTSKYFGLYCKYTSTRSTAYYFDNIVVNGSPLADQTAPKVISQTILSYNQLAIGFNKALHKTSAENFAHYLVADNDISEIRYHNDTVIISFVNAFKNASAFTLKIRGIEDEHNNTLADTTLEFYYFEETAAYWNTILINEFLPDPTPALSDLPDASDAEFIELYNPGPHPHNLLGWTIDGKALPEYILPAGAYLIVCPVKYDSTFANYGPSLGINSWPSLSNSGASLVLKDKNALLIDSLTYDAEDYLEGISLERVFTKAPCSINFNYKACSDKNGATPAAINSVHSTENDLEAPQLTGIRVPKADSIEVSFSEKVYLNIPYTDRIAINDTLSPLKVVYLDRDSSHIAIILQDDLPSEQIYKLYFEEVYDCNGNLDTDIRSSFYLDLEPPGLLGFELLDTAQIKLQFSEKLLKPEAERESNFIFRHPDNLVKKAVLSEDSLSVILNFTSALSPSDRSPLLFTGLEDLHDNRIADTLSINLTYFTDIAHVKPLNAHVLEVSLKQQASFVSLMNKENYTLDRSIGHPNKIIYEEETNIIRLLFEEALDANKDHELSIGSLFNKQSKPLTTPIYRFFFDTKSPEIDSLNIIDNFKLSFTFDEALDTSYTNEVKLFINQELTNFQDLIIDSNQLQIRIPEGLAQEKWYYFAFEGLSDSSGNFSKPNKEYKFYYDQQAPRLDSAYVFSHSKIMLIFNEAIMPEDIGVNHFIQKLKGIRTQSIKFYLLEPNHVLISSTETINLDTISFELSNFADHNYNQITKPINVKIIHQRATIGHISPLSEYEMLLNFTSDISLFDLKNENFLLNDETPESVNLIDPYSIKLLFTHPFRESIHYNLQYSYQEHTQTLKFEYQDYIDNLTLNLAGIVDIKLTTKLNSSTAEDVTNFFIPSIGHPEAALYIKEQNSIQLFFTSGFKADSLYRLEVKHLSNVDSTTLPSSIHLIGKAHTPTTHALLFTEIMAKPSAATPLPVAEYIEVYNASNQILQLSQIRLADAQKTVSLPNYWLAAGEYLTLCATTDLESLSKFGKCLGITSFPNLNDDADILQLINENDEVIHSVAYDDSWYNNATKNTGGWSLEMIDKGLPCQEKINWRASDHPNGGTPSSVNSVTESRPDNVAPTLLETLADDSLHITIVFSEKLDQNVLNEISIVLDDIPLNLMLLSLEGYKIKAELEEPLKVGKTSALYIDHLKDCSGNVQFNRQFAEVILPEAHSDDDVLISEILFHPRSGGVDFIELYNNSNKHINLKQWKLKNQDGNTSLLSQQTLIIKPSTYIALTPDVDHLMADYPKATEKNCIALESFPNLLSEGGQITLLDQRNCIMQQVDYTPDWHHPLIQETRGVSLERLNWESDENDHNNWQSAASSVGYATPTAPNSQRMSTHERLLAHALQVEPQIFYPDQSGFRDFASIRYQIAGNGNIANLKIFSARGQLVRSLAKNISIAEEGFFNWDGTDDHQKRVKNGYYIVWLEVFNPKGNVSIFRSKVAVGSKY from the coding sequence ATGGCACAGCTTAATGATGATTTTAGCGATGGGGACTTATACAGTAACCCTGTATGGAAGGGGAATACTGGCAAATTTGAGACAGATAGCTTTCAAAAGTTACATCTCAAGGCAGAGGCAGTAACTTCACAGGCTTACCTCAGCACTCCCTCAGAAGCAGTTGTCGATGGAGTGTGGCAGTTCTATTGTGAAATCAGTAAAAGCACTTCTTCCAGCAATCTTGCGAAAGTATTTTTAATATCTGACCAAGAGTCTCTTGATGGACCGCTTAATGGATACTTTGTTAAAATAGGAGGTACTAAAGATGAAATAAGTCTTTATCGCCAGGATGGAAGTGAAGAGGCAATTATCATAGATGGGTTAGACAAAAGAATTGAGTCTACTCCGGTACAGGTATATGTAAAAGTAAGTCGAGACCCACTGGGTAACTGGCAGCTTGAAAGTAAACTAGAAGAAGAAACAAGTTATTATAAGGAGGGCTCAGCATTTGACAATACACATACTACTTCCAAATACTTTGGATTGTACTGTAAGTATACTTCTACTCGCTCAACTGCTTATTACTTTGACAATATTGTTGTAAATGGTTCTCCGCTGGCAGACCAGACAGCCCCGAAAGTTATAAGTCAGACTATACTATCATACAATCAACTAGCTATTGGTTTTAATAAAGCTTTACACAAAACTTCAGCTGAAAATTTTGCTCATTATTTAGTAGCTGATAATGATATCTCTGAAATTCGCTATCACAATGACACAGTAATAATAAGCTTTGTAAATGCATTTAAGAACGCAAGCGCTTTCACTTTAAAAATACGTGGCATTGAAGATGAGCATAACAATACCCTTGCAGACACTACCTTAGAGTTCTATTATTTTGAAGAAACCGCAGCATATTGGAACACTATTCTTATTAACGAGTTTTTACCTGACCCTACTCCAGCATTAAGTGATTTACCTGATGCATCTGATGCCGAGTTTATTGAGCTATATAATCCAGGGCCCCACCCTCACAATTTATTAGGGTGGACTATTGATGGAAAAGCTTTGCCAGAGTACATTTTACCTGCTGGTGCTTACCTTATTGTTTGTCCGGTAAAATACGATTCAACTTTTGCTAATTATGGGCCCAGTCTGGGGATCAACAGTTGGCCTTCTTTATCAAATTCGGGTGCCAGTCTGGTATTAAAAGACAAAAATGCTTTACTGATAGATAGCCTAACCTATGATGCGGAAGACTATTTAGAAGGTATCTCCTTAGAAAGAGTTTTCACAAAAGCTCCCTGTAGTATCAATTTTAATTATAAAGCTTGTAGCGATAAGAATGGAGCTACTCCCGCGGCAATAAACTCTGTACATTCTACCGAAAATGATTTAGAAGCTCCACAACTAACTGGTATACGGGTACCTAAAGCTGACAGTATTGAAGTAAGCTTTTCAGAAAAAGTATACCTAAACATACCGTATACTGACCGAATAGCAATTAATGATACTCTAAGTCCTCTTAAAGTAGTTTACCTGGATAGAGATTCAAGCCATATAGCAATAATATTACAAGATGATCTTCCGTCTGAACAGATTTATAAGCTGTATTTTGAAGAAGTATATGATTGCAATGGAAACTTAGATACTGACATACGTAGTAGCTTTTATTTGGACTTGGAACCACCGGGACTGCTAGGTTTTGAATTGCTTGATACGGCTCAAATTAAATTACAATTTTCTGAAAAGCTTCTTAAACCTGAAGCTGAAAGAGAAAGCAATTTTATCTTCCGGCATCCAGATAATTTAGTCAAAAAAGCAGTCTTAAGTGAAGATAGCCTCAGCGTGATTTTAAATTTTACCTCCGCTCTTAGCCCATCTGATAGATCACCGCTCCTTTTCACTGGCTTAGAAGATTTACATGACAACCGCATAGCGGATACGTTAAGCATTAATCTTACTTATTTTACTGACATTGCGCACGTGAAGCCTCTTAATGCTCACGTACTAGAAGTTAGTCTGAAGCAGCAAGCTAGCTTTGTATCATTAATGAATAAGGAAAACTATACACTTGATCGCTCTATAGGTCACCCTAATAAGATCATATATGAGGAAGAGACTAATATAATCCGCCTCTTATTTGAAGAAGCACTTGATGCTAATAAAGATCATGAGTTGAGTATTGGAAGCCTTTTTAACAAGCAAAGTAAACCTCTTACTACTCCTATCTACAGGTTCTTTTTTGATACTAAAAGCCCCGAAATAGACTCTTTAAATATAATTGACAACTTTAAGCTCAGCTTTACATTTGATGAAGCACTGGATACCTCCTATACTAATGAAGTAAAGCTATTCATTAATCAAGAACTTACTAATTTTCAAGATCTCATAATTGATTCTAATCAGCTTCAAATTAGGATACCAGAAGGCTTAGCTCAGGAAAAATGGTACTACTTTGCCTTTGAGGGGCTGTCAGACAGTTCTGGAAACTTCAGCAAGCCCAATAAAGAATATAAGTTCTATTACGACCAACAAGCACCACGACTGGATTCAGCTTATGTTTTCAGTCACAGCAAAATCATGCTGATTTTTAATGAAGCGATAATGCCAGAAGATATAGGTGTAAACCACTTCATACAGAAGCTAAAAGGAATCAGGACGCAATCTATTAAGTTCTACCTACTGGAACCGAATCATGTGTTAATATCCAGCACAGAAACGATTAACTTGGATACAATCAGTTTTGAGCTTTCAAATTTCGCTGACCATAACTACAATCAAATTACTAAGCCTATCAATGTTAAAATCATACATCAGAGAGCAACTATAGGACATATTTCCCCTTTATCAGAGTATGAGATGCTACTGAACTTTACCTCAGATATCTCCCTATTTGATTTAAAAAATGAAAACTTTCTGCTTAATGATGAAACTCCTGAGTCGGTTAATCTAATAGATCCATACAGTATTAAACTTCTTTTTACTCATCCTTTTAGAGAGTCCATACATTACAACCTTCAATACTCATATCAGGAACATACTCAAACTCTAAAATTTGAGTATCAGGATTACATAGACAATCTTACTTTAAACCTGGCAGGAATAGTGGATATAAAACTCACCACTAAATTAAATTCCTCTACTGCAGAAGATGTTACTAACTTTTTCATTCCTTCTATTGGGCATCCTGAGGCAGCGCTTTATATCAAAGAGCAAAACAGTATACAACTTTTTTTTACCTCTGGCTTTAAGGCAGATAGTTTATACCGTTTAGAGGTGAAACATCTATCAAATGTAGATAGTACTACCCTACCCAGTTCTATTCATCTTATTGGTAAAGCACACACTCCAACTACTCATGCTCTATTATTCACCGAGATTATGGCCAAGCCTTCAGCTGCTACGCCATTACCAGTTGCAGAATACATAGAAGTATATAATGCCAGCAATCAAATATTACAGCTTTCTCAGATACGTTTAGCTGATGCTCAAAAAACTGTAAGCCTACCAAATTACTGGCTAGCTGCCGGCGAATACCTGACGCTATGTGCTACCACAGACCTAGAAAGCTTATCTAAATTTGGTAAATGCTTGGGCATTACCTCTTTTCCTAACCTAAATGATGATGCGGATATTTTGCAGCTTATCAATGAAAATGATGAGGTGATTCATAGTGTAGCTTATGATGACAGTTGGTATAATAACGCTACTAAAAACACGGGTGGTTGGTCGCTGGAGATGATAGATAAAGGCTTGCCCTGTCAGGAAAAAATAAACTGGAGGGCTTCTGACCATCCTAACGGAGGAACACCCTCAAGTGTAAACTCTGTTACCGAAAGCAGACCTGATAATGTAGCACCTACCCTCTTAGAAACATTGGCCGATGATAGCCTACATATCACTATAGTATTTAGTGAAAAACTGGATCAAAATGTTCTAAATGAAATCTCCATTGTACTGGATGACATACCCCTGAACCTTATGCTTTTAAGTTTAGAGGGATATAAAATTAAAGCAGAACTTGAAGAGCCACTCAAAGTAGGTAAAACAAGCGCATTATATATTGATCACTTGAAGGATTGTTCTGGCAATGTTCAATTTAACAGGCAGTTTGCTGAAGTTATTTTACCAGAAGCACATTCCGATGATGATGTTTTAATTAGTGAGATACTATTTCACCCTCGCAGTGGAGGTGTTGATTTTATAGAATTGTATAACAATTCTAATAAGCACATTAATTTAAAACAGTGGAAGCTTAAGAATCAGGATGGTAATACATCTTTACTTAGTCAGCAAACTTTGATAATTAAACCTTCAACATATATAGCACTAACACCTGATGTAGATCACCTAATGGCAGACTACCCAAAAGCCACAGAAAAAAATTGCATTGCACTAGAAAGTTTTCCTAACCTTCTATCTGAAGGAGGACAAATAACGCTACTAGACCAGCGCAATTGTATTATGCAGCAAGTTGATTATACACCAGATTGGCATCATCCTTTAATTCAGGAGACCAGAGGTGTATCTTTAGAGAGACTCAACTGGGAAAGCGATGAAAACGATCATAATAATTGGCAATCTGCGGCATCGAGCGTCGGTTATGCAACGCCTACCGCACCCAACTCGCAGCGAATGTCTACTCACGAACGTTTACTGGCTCATGCCCTTCAGGTAGAACCTCAAATTTTTTATCCTGACCAATCCGGCTTTCGTGATTTTGCCAGTATTCGTTATCAAATTGCTGGCAATGGCAACATTGCGAATTTGAAGATATTCAGTGCTCGCGGTCAGTTGGTGCGCTCTTTGGCAAAGAACATCAGCATTGCTGAAGAGGGATTTTTCAATTGGGACGGAACTGACGACCATCAAAAAAGAGTGAAAAATGGATACTATATTGTGTGGTTGGAAGTTTTTAATCCAAAAGGGAATGTTAGTATTTTTAGGTCAAAAGTAGCTGTTGGTAGCAAATATTGA
- a CDS encoding helix-hairpin-helix domain-containing protein, protein MWKRSSLFFKVILLFLSHCAVGQSVDSDVLEQVLDQLVNTEYDERVDVDQFYENLIQYYQDGININEASANELHQLLFLNERQINNIIRYREYYGPLLSQYELAMIPALDHPTIEILLHFIEIAPVQDRKLNLINRLQSATNKYVILRQSVYLEEKKGYSTDTLENKGLSTAYEGSPQHLYGRFRISQPGSISLGLTVEKDAGEKVSWQPNQQKYGADFISAHFQLEKVGPIEQVILGDYTFQSGQQLIFGGGLGLGKSAMTVRSVGRSQQGVKPYTSSTENGFMRGLAVSWKLPSKKINAKISLLLSSQKRNASLKKDTTDRNTYFESFDLTGLYRNSNEIEKRRTLGLQEIGSNIHFSNKYQNFQMGVNLLKSKFNYTFIPADKLYKQHDFRGKDLLNSSVYVSYQQKHWYSFAEIAKSNQGEYAMVGGVNAVLNTYLESVWLYRNYSQGFYSLYGNAFGENSRNANEKGFYWGLKLEPLPKLELSAYYDLFHFPWLRYRVDAPSKGQEYLLGGTYQLDRNNKLSVQFRQEKKGINAKNSIYKELAPGNRTNLIFKYEHSLNEYIKLKTRLHTGNYSLPDSVSSGWVVAQDISYTCGRWKADTRFALINAQDYDNRQYLYENDVLYAFTVPAYSGQGVRYYALLRCKVNRHLSSWIRWGRTIFYDKESLGSSLEEIQDNKKTQLRLQLIYKF, encoded by the coding sequence ATGTGGAAAAGGAGTAGTCTGTTTTTTAAAGTAATTCTATTATTTCTGAGTCATTGTGCTGTTGGGCAAAGTGTGGATTCAGATGTGTTAGAGCAAGTCCTGGATCAACTGGTTAATACTGAATACGATGAACGTGTTGATGTAGACCAATTCTATGAAAACCTTATTCAGTATTACCAGGATGGTATTAATATAAATGAAGCTAGTGCCAATGAACTCCATCAGCTGCTATTTTTAAATGAGAGACAGATTAACAATATCATCCGCTATCGAGAGTATTATGGACCACTTTTAAGTCAATACGAGTTGGCTATGATCCCTGCTTTAGACCATCCGACTATAGAGATATTACTTCATTTTATTGAGATAGCCCCTGTTCAGGATAGAAAGCTGAACCTTATAAATCGCTTACAATCGGCTACGAATAAGTATGTTATTTTAAGACAAAGTGTTTATCTGGAAGAAAAGAAAGGGTATAGTACAGATACTTTGGAAAATAAAGGGCTTTCTACCGCTTACGAAGGAAGTCCTCAACACTTGTATGGTAGGTTCAGAATATCACAACCCGGGAGTATAAGCCTTGGTCTTACTGTAGAAAAAGACGCTGGTGAAAAAGTAAGTTGGCAGCCAAACCAACAGAAATATGGTGCTGATTTCATCTCTGCCCACTTTCAACTAGAAAAAGTAGGTCCGATAGAACAGGTTATACTAGGGGATTACACTTTTCAGTCTGGTCAGCAACTTATTTTCGGTGGTGGACTTGGTTTGGGAAAAAGTGCCATGACGGTCAGGTCAGTAGGCCGAAGCCAGCAGGGGGTTAAGCCTTATACATCTAGTACGGAGAATGGTTTTATGAGAGGGTTGGCTGTAAGCTGGAAACTGCCTTCCAAAAAAATTAATGCAAAGATTAGCCTTTTACTCTCTTCTCAAAAGCGAAATGCCAGCCTGAAGAAAGATACAACAGATCGTAATACATATTTTGAGAGTTTTGATCTTACCGGGCTTTATCGCAATTCTAATGAAATAGAAAAAAGAAGGACGTTAGGTTTACAGGAGATTGGAAGTAACATTCATTTCAGTAATAAATACCAGAATTTTCAGATGGGTGTAAATCTTCTTAAAAGTAAGTTTAATTATACTTTCATTCCTGCTGACAAACTTTACAAGCAACACGATTTTAGAGGAAAAGATCTATTAAATAGTAGTGTATATGTTTCTTACCAGCAAAAACATTGGTATAGCTTTGCTGAAATAGCTAAGTCAAATCAAGGTGAATATGCTATGGTCGGTGGGGTCAATGCCGTTTTGAATACCTATCTGGAGTCAGTATGGCTCTATAGAAATTATAGTCAAGGTTTCTATAGTTTATACGGTAATGCATTTGGTGAAAATAGTCGTAATGCAAACGAAAAAGGTTTCTATTGGGGGCTGAAATTAGAACCTCTCCCCAAACTGGAGCTATCTGCATATTATGACCTTTTTCATTTTCCCTGGTTACGGTACAGAGTAGATGCACCATCAAAAGGGCAGGAGTATCTATTAGGTGGCACATATCAATTGGATAGAAACAATAAGCTTAGTGTACAATTCAGGCAGGAGAAAAAAGGTATTAATGCAAAGAATAGTATCTACAAAGAGCTTGCTCCGGGCAATAGAACCAACCTGATATTTAAATATGAACATAGCTTGAACGAGTACATCAAACTAAAAACCCGCTTACATACTGGAAATTATTCATTGCCAGACTCAGTAAGTAGCGGCTGGGTAGTCGCTCAGGACATTAGCTATACGTGCGGAAGATGGAAGGCAGATACACGATTCGCACTAATTAATGCACAGGACTATGATAACAGGCAGTATTTGTATGAAAATGATGTGCTTTACGCATTTACCGTACCTGCATACTCTGGTCAGGGTGTACGGTATTATGCGCTTCTAAGATGCAAAGTTAATAGGCACTTAAGCAGTTGGATAAGATGGGGTCGTACTATATTTTACGATAAAGAGTCACTGGGCAGCAGTCTTGAAGAAATTCAGGATAACAAAAAAACGCAACTACGATTACAATTGATTTATAAGTTTTAG
- a CDS encoding RNA-binding domain-containing protein translates to MKKLQKIIFKGENEQVDFKQTISDPFKIAKTISSFANTKGGKILVGVKDDKTIIGVDPEEEKYVLETAADFYCDPPVSLEYEEVEDEEEDKTVLVVKIKESKTKPHVIRDENQQNLVYIRQRDKSLPASKNMISLMQKGKLPEEKAISSILKGIGHNEKKLLDFLGKHEKITQKQFMQIVNISKRRAQRILTDLTIKGAIRMHDHEKEAYYTL, encoded by the coding sequence ATGAAGAAACTACAGAAGATTATTTTTAAAGGAGAAAACGAACAAGTGGACTTTAAACAAACCATTTCTGATCCTTTTAAAATTGCAAAAACCATAAGCTCATTCGCCAACACTAAAGGAGGGAAAATATTAGTAGGTGTAAAAGACGATAAAACAATCATTGGCGTAGATCCGGAAGAAGAAAAATATGTGTTAGAAACCGCAGCAGATTTTTACTGCGACCCTCCAGTTTCTTTGGAGTACGAAGAAGTAGAAGATGAAGAGGAGGATAAAACAGTTTTAGTCGTAAAAATTAAAGAAAGCAAGACTAAGCCTCATGTTATCAGAGATGAAAATCAGCAGAATCTGGTATACATCCGGCAAAGAGATAAAAGTTTACCAGCCAGCAAAAACATGATCAGCTTAATGCAAAAGGGAAAACTGCCAGAAGAAAAAGCTATCAGTTCAATTTTGAAAGGTATAGGCCATAACGAAAAAAAGTTATTGGATTTTTTGGGTAAACATGAAAAAATTACTCAAAAACAGTTTATGCAAATCGTTAATATTTCTAAACGCCGAGCACAGCGGATCTTGACTGACCTCACAATCAAAGGCGCTATTCGTATGCATGATCACGAAAAAGAAGCTTATTATACTCTCTAA